The Tatumella ptyseos genome segment GAGAGGAGAAAATACATGGATGGCCTCTTAGTGAGAGACCCAGATAAGGCAGAGGGAATAAGACACTTACCCTTTAAGGGCTATGCCAAGTTGCTCATCGGCAACCCGTCTTCCTACGCCAGTATTAACTGGGTCAGGTTCAAAGGGTCGCTGCACGGCGTCATACGCTCACAGCCTCTCAGTCTCTTTACGCGAGACTCCCCCGACTTTTATTTAGTTGTAATTGAGGCAAGCCTTCGCGTCAAGTACCAATATAGAACTGTCACAGCGCATGGCACGCCAATCCACTTATCGTCCTTTCTTTTGACGCCCCGGCTTAGTGAATTTTTGCCGTGCGGGCGGCTTTTTCGTTGAACGAGCAGGCATGACCGGGGGGGCAATATCTGGTCTTTTAAGGGCTTTTTTCGCCGGTTTTTTCTCAACCGGTTTATCCTCTGATGAAGAATCTTCAATCAGGTTAAACAGGTCAATTAACTCGTCATCAGTGAGATCACGCCATTCCCCTACAGGGATACCTGCCAGGCTCACGTTCATAATGCGGGTACGTTCAAGTTTAGTCACTTCAAAACCAAAGTGAGTACACATCCGACGGATTTGCCGATTTAAGCCTTGAACAAGAATGATACGGAAAACATGCGTATCGAGCTTTTTAACTTTACACTTCTTCGTTACCGTTCCCAGAATAGGCACACCCGCGCCCATTCCACGGATAAATTCGTCGGTGATCGGTTTATCTACCGTCACGATATACTCTTTTTCGTGGTTATTTCCGGCACGTAAAATTTTATTTACCAAATCGCCATGGTTAGTTAAAAAGATTAGACCTTGAGAGTCTTTATCCAGCCGACCAATCGGAAAAACACGCTTACTATGATTGACAAAATCACCGATATTATCGCGCTCTGTCTCTTCCATAGTGGTGACGATACCCACCGGTTTATTGAGCGCGATTAAGATCAAGTCATCTTCACTACGGGGTTCGATCAGCTGACCATTAACCATCACTTTATCATCAGGATAAACCTGAGCCCCAACAGCGGCGCGTCGTCCATTAATGAAGACGTTACCCTGTTCAATGTAACGATCGGCATCGCGACGAGAGCAAATACCGCTCTCACTAATATATTTGTTGAGACGTACAGATGTGTTAGTCAGCATGGTTCCTCCGAAAAAACGGACTATACCTGATTTTTTCGATGGTTTCGAAAGAAGTGTGTGAATAGTCGGGGAAGAGAAACCCTTCCCCGACTGAATGTTACGAAGAGAGCGTTTGTAACGCGCGGGCGATACGAATGGCAGCCTCACCGGCAGTCTGTTCGGTCAACATGGAATAAGAAAGACGTAACGCATTCTTTTCCGGATTTTCGGCAAAGAAAACATCACCTGGGACAAACACGACTTTCTCTGCGATACAGGCTTTCAATAAAAGACTCGCATCCATACCTTCTTTCAGGTGACACCATAAAAACATCCCCCCTTCGGGACGGTTAAAGGTAATCGCATCACCGAGGTGTTTCTGTAAAGCCTCGATCAACCAATCACGGCGCTGTCTATACGTTTCTGTCAATAAAGCGATACGCTCATCGATCCGTCCCGATGCGATATAACGTGCAGCAATATGTTGATTTAGCGTAGAAGTGTGCAGATCTAATGCCTGTTTCGCGACAGTAATCGCCATGAGGAATTTTTTAGGTAGCGCTAGCCAACCTAAACGTAAACCCGGGGAGAAAATTTTCGAAAAACTCGACATGTAACAGACGTTATGATCTTCTCCATATAACTGCTGGGCCAGTGAGAAGAAGGTTTCACGGCGTTGTTCGGTAAAGGCTAGATGCCCATAAGGATCATCTTCAACAATTACGACCTGGTAACGATGGGCTAACTTAACAATTTCAGCCCGCTGTGCATTTTCAATAATACGCCCAGTCGGGTTAGCAAAGGTTGGGATCAAGTAAAGCATCTTTACTCCCCCCGCGGCTAAGCGAGATTCCAATGCACCAAGATCAATCTCTTCACCTTGGTAAGCCAGCTCTTCGATCACCGCCTCGGTATAGTCAAATAACTGTAAGGCGGCTAAATAGGTAGGACGCTCCACTAATACTACGTCGTCTTTCTCCAAGAAAACGCGATTAAGGAGGTCAATACCCTGTTGAGAGCCATTAGTGACCAGCACTTGGTTAGGATCAAGCTGTAGACCAAAATGCTGGACCCAATTAGCAATACTTTGGCGCAGCGGCCATTCACCTTCAGTTACCGAGTACTGAAAAACATCGCGATGATCTTCAGCGAGTAACTGCTGGAGTACGTTATCAATACCCTCAACGTCAATCATATCTGTGGCAGGGATACCGCCTGCTAAGGAGATAAACCCAGGTTCTTTACTAAATTTAAGCAATTCTCTAACCGGTGAAGAATGTATCGCTGCGGATTTCTTGGAAAGCATGCGTTAACCTGTCGCCCTTTATGTGATAAACGTTGATAAGATTTTCTCAACCTTAGCAAAATAACAGCCTGGAGTCATGAACTACTCGTGGCACAGTAAGATAAAAATAATCCGACTTTTCAACACCAGAATTACCGGTAAACTTTGGGTAAATTCCCGCTAAGAATTAGTGATAAAATATATTCAGAAGTAGAATCATAATAATTAAAACCATATTAATTAATTATCTGTAAAACATTAATAATAAAATATAAAAGTTAATTATTTAAAAAATACCCAACTCCCTTCATTAGTTTTCTTTAAAAGGTTTCGGATTTATGTTATAAATAAAATTCGTAACGGATTATTTACATAGAGATTTCTATGATTACCCACACTGTTATTTTTGCTCCAATTGGAGAAGCGAGTAGAACAGAGCAAATCACCCAAAGACTCTCTAACGCAATTATTTCTGGTTTATTAGAAAAAGGGGAGCAATTACCTAATGAATCGGAATTAGCACGAATGATGGGAGTTTCACATATTACTATCAGGGACGCACTCAATACCCTTCGAAGTAAATCCTTGATCCATACTATTCGTGGTCGTAATGGTGGAAGTTTTATAAGTGATAACGTTGAAAGTTATGTGAAACATTTTCACCCCTTTAATAATATCAGTTCAGATTATTTATCTGACCTAGGGGAAATGCAAAGCGCGATCATTGTTCATAGTACGCGTCTATCCGCACAGCGCATGACTGATGATGACATAGGTAAATTAGGCGAACTTATTCTCGCGCTAGAAA includes the following:
- the rluF gene encoding 23S rRNA pseudouridine(2604) synthase RluF, producing the protein MLTNTSVRLNKYISESGICSRRDADRYIEQGNVFINGRRAAVGAQVYPDDKVMVNGQLIEPRSEDDLILIALNKPVGIVTTMEETERDNIGDFVNHSKRVFPIGRLDKDSQGLIFLTNHGDLVNKILRAGNNHEKEYIVTVDKPITDEFIRGMGAGVPILGTVTKKCKVKKLDTHVFRIILVQGLNRQIRRMCTHFGFEVTKLERTRIMNVSLAGIPVGEWRDLTDDELIDLFNLIEDSSSEDKPVEKKPAKKALKRPDIAPPVMPARSTKKPPARQKFTKPGRQKKGR
- a CDS encoding aminotransferase-like domain-containing protein, which encodes MLSKKSAAIHSSPVRELLKFSKEPGFISLAGGIPATDMIDVEGIDNVLQQLLAEDHRDVFQYSVTEGEWPLRQSIANWVQHFGLQLDPNQVLVTNGSQQGIDLLNRVFLEKDDVVLVERPTYLAALQLFDYTEAVIEELAYQGEEIDLGALESRLAAGGVKMLYLIPTFANPTGRIIENAQRAEIVKLAHRYQVVIVEDDPYGHLAFTEQRRETFFSLAQQLYGEDHNVCYMSSFSKIFSPGLRLGWLALPKKFLMAITVAKQALDLHTSTLNQHIAARYIASGRIDERIALLTETYRQRRDWLIEALQKHLGDAITFNRPEGGMFLWCHLKEGMDASLLLKACIAEKVVFVPGDVFFAENPEKNALRLSYSMLTEQTAGEAAIRIARALQTLSS
- a CDS encoding FadR/GntR family transcriptional regulator, with protein sequence MITHTVIFAPIGEASRTEQITQRLSNAIISGLLEKGEQLPNESELARMMGVSHITIRDALNTLRSKSLIHTIRGRNGGSFISDNVESYVKHFHPFNNISSDYLSDLGEMQSAIIVHSTRLSAQRMTDDDIGKLGELILALEKADTPQRKAQSDMRCLLTLAANSQSARLAAQELIILTEWAPLISILYQEDKFHTESTAHFHQLFAALQNKDESLAVTQSYILIEFFVSSLINYKINFI